In Indioceanicola profundi, the following proteins share a genomic window:
- the tnpC gene encoding IS66 family transposase has protein sequence MDSLPDDIAALRAALAEAQAKAADAEARLAQAEAKRSDDQARIATLTLQIEKLQRELYGQRSERKARLLDQLELELEELETSASEDELIAEQAAARTTTVAAFARKRPARRAFPEHLPRERVVIPAPTSCPCCGSTRLSKLGETVTESAERIPASYKIIQTVREKVSCRDCERISQAPAPFHATPRGWAGPNLLATILVDKFAHHLPLNRQCERFAREGLPVSLSTAADQVGHACATLRPLHTLLEKHVLAAERLHGDDTTVPVLAKDKTDTGRLWVYARDDRPFAGQAPPAAVFYYSRDRSGSHPEAHLAGYAGLLQADAYAGYDRLYAPTRKPGPVTDALCWAHARRKFFELADIAAKARRGGKAPEISPVALEAVTRIDVLFSLEREINGLPAVQRLDIRQEKAKPLVDELETWMRDHRAAMSRHAPVAKALDYMLTRWPRFTRFLTDGRVCLTNNAAERALRGVALGRRAWMFAGSDRGGQRAAFMYGLVISAKLNGIDPQAWLADVLARINDLPQNRLHELLPWEWKQRRAPALAA, from the coding sequence ATGGACAGCCTGCCCGACGACATCGCCGCCTTGCGCGCCGCGCTTGCTGAAGCGCAGGCGAAGGCAGCTGACGCCGAGGCCCGGCTGGCCCAGGCGGAGGCCAAGCGCTCCGACGATCAGGCCCGGATCGCCACCCTGACCCTCCAGATCGAGAAGCTCCAGCGCGAGCTCTATGGCCAGCGCTCGGAGCGCAAGGCCCGGCTGCTGGATCAGCTCGAGCTGGAGCTGGAAGAGTTGGAGACCAGCGCCAGCGAGGACGAGCTTATTGCCGAACAGGCCGCGGCCAGGACCACGACAGTGGCAGCGTTCGCCCGCAAGCGACCGGCACGCAGAGCGTTCCCTGAGCATCTGCCCCGCGAGCGTGTCGTCATCCCGGCGCCGACCAGCTGCCCGTGCTGCGGGTCGACGCGGCTGAGCAAGTTGGGCGAGACGGTGACGGAGAGTGCCGAGCGCATTCCCGCCTCCTACAAGATCATCCAGACCGTGCGGGAGAAGGTGAGCTGCCGGGATTGCGAGCGGATCAGCCAGGCGCCGGCGCCGTTCCATGCCACGCCCCGGGGCTGGGCCGGACCGAACCTGCTGGCCACCATCCTGGTCGACAAGTTCGCCCATCACTTGCCGCTGAACCGCCAGTGTGAGCGCTTTGCCCGCGAGGGGCTGCCGGTCAGCCTGTCCACCGCCGCCGATCAGGTCGGCCATGCCTGCGCCACCTTGAGGCCGCTCCATACCCTGCTGGAAAAACACGTCCTGGCGGCTGAACGCCTGCACGGCGACGACACCACGGTGCCGGTGCTGGCGAAGGACAAGACCGATACCGGCCGGCTCTGGGTCTATGCCCGCGATGATCGTCCCTTTGCCGGCCAGGCCCCGCCGGCGGCGGTGTTCTACTACTCACGCGACCGCAGCGGCTCGCATCCGGAGGCGCACCTGGCCGGCTATGCGGGCCTGCTCCAAGCCGACGCCTATGCCGGCTACGACCGGCTGTACGCGCCGACCCGGAAGCCGGGACCGGTCACCGACGCCCTTTGTTGGGCACATGCACGTCGGAAGTTTTTCGAGCTGGCGGACATCGCCGCCAAGGCGCGCCGCGGCGGGAAGGCGCCGGAGATTTCTCCGGTGGCGCTGGAGGCGGTGACGCGCATCGACGTGCTGTTCAGCCTGGAGCGCGAGATCAACGGCCTGCCGGCGGTGCAGCGCCTGGACATCCGGCAGGAGAAGGCGAAGCCCCTGGTCGATGAGCTCGAGACCTGGATGCGCGACCATCGCGCGGCGATGTCGAGACACGCTCCTGTGGCGAAGGCGCTGGATTATATGCTGACCCGCTGGCCCCGGTTCACCCGGTTCCTGACGGACGGCCGCGTCTGCCTGACCAACAATGCGGCCGAAAGAGCGCTGCGCGGTGTGGCTCTCGGGCGCCGGGCCTGGATGTTCGCGGGCAGCGACCGGGGCGGCCAGCGTGCTGCGTTCATGTACGGTCTGGTGATCTCCGCCAAGCTGAACGGCATCGATCCACAAGCCTGGCTGGCCGATGTCCTGGCTCGCATCAACGACCTGCCCCAGAACCGCCTGCACGAGCTGCTCCCCTGGGAATGGAAGCAGCGGCGGGCCCCAGCCCTCGCAGCCTGA